From the genome of Xiphophorus couchianus chromosome 6, X_couchianus-1.0, whole genome shotgun sequence, one region includes:
- the iba57 gene encoding iron-sulfur cluster assembly factor IBA57, mitochondrial produces the protein MSPFNMVGFNFIRGAFTSLGVKIGKHNGLSETLLWGAATPVRIRVRRYTQESGKDDHGQFVCYQLPHRTLLKIQGPDTSPFLQGIITNDMRLLEEPGCTAMYSHMLNVQGRTLYDILLYSLKEAEGGHGVFLECDSTVENSILKHLKVYKIRRKVSISLCPELSVWAVLSQQSNPDQEARKPELSAPEKAVIWEADPRAVQMGWRLVLQNQFNPLEIIASCQKGDIMDYHKHRYSIGLPEGVDDLPPGVALPLESNLVYMQGISFSKGCYIGQELTARTHHTGVIRKRLMPVRFSSPVQQLEEGTTLQTQSGKPAGKHRSGVGELGLSLIRTAHAKEVLTLKSSDDTLVTLEVSVPDWWPKDMKIN, from the exons ATGTCACCGTTTAATATGGTAGGTTTTAATTTTATCCGGGGAGCGTTCACTAGTCTCGGTGTTAAAATCGGAAAACACAACGGTTTGTCCGAGACGCTTCTCTGGGGAGCTGCAACTCCAGTAAGGATTCGGGTCCGAAGGTACACTCAAGAGTCCGGTAAAGATGACCACGGCCAGTTTGTTTGTTACCAGCTTCCGCATAGGACCCTGCTGAAGATTCAAGGACCGGACACAAGCCCGTTTCTCCAGGGGATTATAACCAATGACATGAGGCTACTAGAAGAGCCGGGGTGCACTGCCATGTATTCACACATGCTGAATGTGCAGGGACGAACCCTGTATGACATCCTGTTGTACAG TTTGAAAGAAGCAGAAGGAGGACATGGTGTTTTCTTGGAGTGTGACAGCACAGTGGAGAACTCAATCCTGAAACACTTAAAGGTGTACAAGATCCGGAGGAAGGTGAGCATCAGCCTCTGTCCAGAGCTGTCTGTGTGGGCAGTACTTTCACAGCAAAGCAACCCAGATCAAGAGGCCAGGAAACCTGAGCTGTCTGCCCCTGAAAAAGCTGTGATATGGGAGGCTGATCCTCGAGCTGTGCAGATGGGATGGAGACTGGTGTTGCAAAATCAGTTTAACCCCTTGGAAATCATTGCATCTTGTCAAAAAGGAGACATAATGGATTACCACAAACATCGCTACTCAATAG GACTTCCTGAGGGAGTAGACGATCTTCCCCCTGGAGTCGCACTACCACTGGAGTCTAATCTCGTATACATGCAGGGTATCAGCTTCAGCAAGGGTTGCTACATCGGTCAGGAGCTCACGGCCAGGACTCATCACACTGGGGTGATTCGGAAACGCCTCATGCCAGTGCGCTTCTCATCTCCGGTCCAACAACTCGAGGAAGGAACCACACTCCAGACGCAGTCGGGCAAGCCAGCTGGTAAACACCGATCGGGCGTCGGGGAGCTGGGTCTAAGCCTAATCCGCACAGCTCACGCCAAAGAAGTGTTGACGCTGAAGTCTTCCGACGACACCTTAGTGACACTTGAAGTCTCCGTGCCAGACTGGTGGCCTAAAGACATGAAAATTAACTGA
- the jmjd4 gene encoding 2-oxoglutarate and iron-dependent oxygenase JMJD4, which produces MDRDAYHNCSSLVKMPRQSYEQFWSSHFVDYIDKELSYSKFFRKYLLPNHPCMFSRRFTENWKCRKQWVTEEGKPNFQKLLQEFDETPVPVANCNAKEYNANPKQVMPLKEFIHYWKEYIQNGHSSPKGCLYLKDWHMSRDFPDHNVYTTPVFFSSDWLNEYWDTLEVDDYRFVYMGPKGSWTPFHADVFRSYSWSANICGRKKWLLYPPGQEDFLRDTHGNLPYDVTSAALQDRGLFPQFEEACQPLEIIQEAGEIIFVPSGWHHQVYNLEDTISINHNWLNGCNIDIMWQFLQNELSSVQKEIEEWKNTMDSWHQHCQVIMKACSGIDYNEFASFLKIIAENRMAFLNACSSGDSSDYSRPLSEILTALGPYHATFDLQRVAHIIECLLCNEDFKRLDHSTSTLQPETLLQQIRDTIQSTRGQHLLYQE; this is translated from the exons ATGGACAGAGACGCGTACCACAACTGCAGCAGCCTTGTCAAAATGCCGCGACAGTCATATGAGCAGTTTTGGTCTTCGCATTTTGTTGACTACATTGACAAAGAGCTGAGCTACTCTAAGTTTTTCAGGAAGTACTTGCTGCCTAATCACCCGTGCATGTTCTCCAGAAGATtcacagaaaactggaaatgtagaaaacaatGGGTGACAGAAGAGGGCAAACCTaattttcagaaactgctgcaAGAGTTTG ATGAGACTCCTGTCCCAGTTGCAAACTGCAATGCGAAGGAATACAATGCCAACCCCAAACAAGTAATGCCATTGAAGGAATTTATACATTATTGGAAGGAGTACATCCAGAATGGGCACTCATCACCCAAAGGATGCCTCTATCTTAAAGACTGGCATATGTCAAG GGATTTTCCAGACCATAATGTTTACACTACACCAGTCTTCTTTTCTTCTGATTGGCTTAATGAATACTGGGATACACTTGAAGTGGATGACTACCGGTTTGTCTACATGGGACCCAAAGGCTCATG GACCCCGTTCCATGCTGATGTGTTCCGCTCGTACAGCTGGTCTGCAAATATCTGTGGCAGGAAGAAGTGGCTGCTGTATCCTCCGGGTCAGGAGGACTTTCTACGAGACACCCATGGAAACCTCCCTTATGATGTTACTTCAGCTGCACTGCAAGACAGAGGCCTTTTCCCACAGTTTGAAGAGGCTTGCCAACCTCTTGAAATTATTCAAGAGGCTGGCGAAATTATTTTTGTGCCAAGTGGCTGGCACCACCAAGTTTATAATCTG gaGGACACCATCTCTATTAATCATAATTGGCTTAATGGCTGCAATATTGACATCATGTGGCAGTTCCTACAGAATGAGCTGTCTTCTGTTCAGAAAGAGATAGAGGAGTGGAAAAACACAATGGATTCATGGCATCAGCATTGCCAG GTCATTATGAAAGCCTGCTCTGGCATTGACTACAATGAATTTGCTTCCTTTCTGAAAATCATTGCTGAAAATCGGATGGCCTTTTTGAATGCCTGCTCCTCTGGCGATTCCTCTGATTACTCCCGTCCTCTCTCAGAGATCCTCACCGCTCTTGGACCTTACCACGCTACCTTCGACCTACAGAGAGTGGCCCATATTATTGAATGCCTACTGTGCAACGAGGACTTTAAGCGGCTTGATCATTCAACCTCGACTTTGCAACCTGAAACCTTGTTACAGCAGATCAGAGACACTATACagtccactagagggcagcatcTCCTTTATCAGGAATAA
- the gjc2 gene encoding gap junction gamma-2 protein isoform X1, translating to MSWSFLTRLLEEIHNHSTFVGKVWLTVLIIFRIVLTAVGGESIYSDEQAKFTCNTKQPGCDNVCYDAFAPLSHVRFWVFQIIMISTPSIMYMGYAIHKIARSSEDVRRKHQRLRKRPPPHTRWRESQPVEGVLEEEDDDAEPMIYEDPLDVQEGKVDPVSSTGKDPPKHDGRRKIMQQGLMRIYVLQLMSRAIFEIAFLAGQYLLYGFRVSPSYVCNRVPCPHRVDCFISRPTEKTIFLLIMYVVSCLCLVLNVCEMLHLGIGTFRDTLHMKRNRDRRSASYGYPFSRNITSSPPGYNLVMKTDKPSRIPNSLIPHEQNMANVAQEQQCTSPDENIPSDLASLHRHLRVAQEQLDMAFQTYQTKNNQQTSRTSSPVSGGTVAEQNRCNTVQEKHGARSRSATDKAATIVKNVKTSVWI from the coding sequence ATGAGCTGGAGTTTTCTCACCCGCCTTCTGGAAGAGATTCACAATCACTCCACATTTGTGGGGAAAGTGTGGCTCACTGTGCTCATCATCTTTCGCATCGTACTGACAGCTGTTGGAGGTGAATCCATCTACTCTGATGAACAAGCCAAATTCACCTGCAACACCAAGCAGCCGGGCTGTGACAATGTATGCTATGATGCCTTTGCCCCCCTCTCGCATGTTCGTTTCTGGGTCTTTCAGATAATCATGATTTCCACTCCCTCCATCATGTACATGGGTTATGCCATTCACAAGATAGCCCGATCTTCGGAGGATGTTCGCAGGAAGCACCAAAGGCTTCGCAAGAGGCCGCCTCCTCACACAAGATGGAGAGAAAGTCAGCCTGTTGAGGGGGTcctggaggaggaagatgatgacGCTGAACCAATGATCTATGAGGATCCACTGGATGTCCAGGAGGGCAAGGTAGATCCTGTGAGCAGCACTGGCAAAGACCCACCAAAACATGATGGCCGCAGAAAAATCATGCAACAAGGCCTGATGAGAATCTATGTTCTCCAGCTCATGTCACGAGCTATTTTTGAAATTGCTTTCCTAGCTGGACAATATCTACTGTATGGATTTCGAGTTAGTCCCTCTTATGTGTGCAACAGGGTACCTTGTCCACACAGAGTGGACTGTTTTATCTCCAGACCTACAGAGAAAACAATCTTTCTCCTTATTATGTATGTGGTGAGTTGTCTCTGTCTTGTGCTAAATGTGTGCGAAATGCTTCACTTGGGAATTGGCACATTTCGGGACACTCTTCACATGAAGAGGAACCGCGACCGACGTTCCGCATCCTATGGCTACCCATTTTCACGCAACATCACATCCTCCCCTCCTGGGTACAACCTTGTGATGAAAACAGACAAACCCAGTAGGATTCCCAACAGCCTCATCCCCCATGAGCAGAACATGGCCAACGTAGCCCAGGAGCAGCAGTGTACAAGCCCAGACGAGAACATCCCCTCCGACCTTGCAAGCCTGCATCGACACCTGAGGGTTGCTCAGGAGCAATTGGATATGGCCTTTCAAACCTAccagaccaaaaacaaccagcaGACCTCTAGAACAAGCAGCCCCGTTTCTGGGGGCACCGTGGCAGAACAAAATCGATGCAATACAGTCCAAGAGAAGCACGGAGCGAGGTCAAGATCAGCCACAGACAAGGCAGCAACCATcgtgaaaaatgtaaagaccTCTGTATGGATATAG
- the gjc2 gene encoding gap junction gamma-2 protein isoform X2, with the protein MSWSFLTRLLEEIHNHSTFVGKVWLTVLIIFRIVLTAVGGESIYSDEQAKFTCNTKQPGCDNVCYDAFAPLSHVRFWVFQIIMISTPSIMYMGYAIHKIARSSEDVRRKHQRLRKRPPPHTRWRESQPVEGVLEEEDDDAEPMIYEDPLDVQEGKVDPVSSTGKDPPKHDGRRKIMQQGLMRIYVLQLMSRAIFEIAFLAGQYLLYGFRVSPSYVCNRVPCPHRVDCFISRPTEKTIFLLIMYVVSCLCLVLNVCEMLHLGIGTFRDTLHMKRNRDRRSASYGYPFSRNITSSPPGYNLVMKTDKPSRIPNSLIPHEQNMANVAQEQQCTSPDENIPSDLASLHRHLRVAQEQLDMAFQTYQTKNNQQTSRTSSPVSGGTVAEQNRCNTVQEKHGARSRSATDKAATIVKN; encoded by the exons ATGAGCTGGAGTTTTCTCACCCGCCTTCTGGAAGAGATTCACAATCACTCCACATTTGTGGGGAAAGTGTGGCTCACTGTGCTCATCATCTTTCGCATCGTACTGACAGCTGTTGGAGGTGAATCCATCTACTCTGATGAACAAGCCAAATTCACCTGCAACACCAAGCAGCCGGGCTGTGACAATGTATGCTATGATGCCTTTGCCCCCCTCTCGCATGTTCGTTTCTGGGTCTTTCAGATAATCATGATTTCCACTCCCTCCATCATGTACATGGGTTATGCCATTCACAAGATAGCCCGATCTTCGGAGGATGTTCGCAGGAAGCACCAAAGGCTTCGCAAGAGGCCGCCTCCTCACACAAGATGGAGAGAAAGTCAGCCTGTTGAGGGGGTcctggaggaggaagatgatgacGCTGAACCAATGATCTATGAGGATCCACTGGATGTCCAGGAGGGCAAGGTAGATCCTGTGAGCAGCACTGGCAAAGACCCACCAAAACATGATGGCCGCAGAAAAATCATGCAACAAGGCCTGATGAGAATCTATGTTCTCCAGCTCATGTCACGAGCTATTTTTGAAATTGCTTTCCTAGCTGGACAATATCTACTGTATGGATTTCGAGTTAGTCCCTCTTATGTGTGCAACAGGGTACCTTGTCCACACAGAGTGGACTGTTTTATCTCCAGACCTACAGAGAAAACAATCTTTCTCCTTATTATGTATGTGGTGAGTTGTCTCTGTCTTGTGCTAAATGTGTGCGAAATGCTTCACTTGGGAATTGGCACATTTCGGGACACTCTTCACATGAAGAGGAACCGCGACCGACGTTCCGCATCCTATGGCTACCCATTTTCACGCAACATCACATCCTCCCCTCCTGGGTACAACCTTGTGATGAAAACAGACAAACCCAGTAGGATTCCCAACAGCCTCATCCCCCATGAGCAGAACATGGCCAACGTAGCCCAGGAGCAGCAGTGTACAAGCCCAGACGAGAACATCCCCTCCGACCTTGCAAGCCTGCATCGACACCTGAGGGTTGCTCAGGAGCAATTGGATATGGCCTTTCAAACCTAccagaccaaaaacaaccagcaGACCTCTAGAACAAGCAGCCCCGTTTCTGGGGGCACCGTGGCAGAACAAAATCGATGCAATACAGTCCAAGAGAAGCACGGAGCGAGGTCAAGATCAGCCACAGACAAGGCAGCAACCATcgtgaaaaat TGA